From Desulfuromonas soudanensis, the proteins below share one genomic window:
- a CDS encoding menaquinone biosynthesis family protein — MTLSLGYSPCPNDTFIFYALIHGRIAAEGLSFRERLEDVETLNSLARQGALDLTKVSYHALGHLRRDYALLHSGGALGRGCGPLVVARREAALEDLRSRRIAIPGLLTTANLLLQLHGSGFDNLVVLPFHRIMEAVSSGEVEAGVIIHESRFTYRDQGLVEILDLGAWWEEETGAPIPLGGILARRSLGAEVIARADRALRRSVEYALAHPGEARAYIKAHAQELSDTVIDSHIALYVNHFSVDLGDEGIRAVETLFARAEARGILPPQDLPLFVP; from the coding sequence ATGACCCTCTCCCTCGGCTATTCCCCCTGTCCCAACGACACCTTCATCTTTTACGCCCTGATTCATGGCCGGATAGCCGCCGAGGGGCTCTCTTTCCGGGAGCGCCTCGAGGATGTGGAGACACTCAATTCCCTGGCCCGCCAGGGCGCCCTCGATCTCACCAAGGTGTCCTATCACGCCCTGGGGCATCTGCGCCGCGACTATGCCCTGCTGCACAGCGGCGGCGCTTTGGGACGCGGCTGCGGACCGCTGGTCGTCGCCCGCAGGGAGGCGGCGCTGGAGGACCTCCGCAGCCGGCGGATCGCCATCCCCGGCCTCCTCACCACCGCCAACCTCCTGTTGCAGCTGCACGGATCGGGATTCGACAACCTTGTCGTCCTCCCCTTTCACCGGATCATGGAGGCCGTGTCCTCCGGAGAGGTCGAAGCCGGAGTCATCATCCACGAATCGCGCTTTACCTACCGCGACCAAGGGCTGGTGGAGATCCTCGATCTCGGGGCCTGGTGGGAAGAGGAGACGGGAGCTCCGATCCCCCTCGGCGGGATTCTGGCCCGACGCTCCCTCGGCGCCGAAGTGATCGCCAGGGCCGACCGGGCCCTGCGTCGCAGCGTCGAATACGCCCTGGCCCATCCCGGCGAGGCCAGAGCCTACATCAAAGCCCACGCCCAGGAACTCTCGGACACCGTGATCGACAGCCACATCGCTCTCTACGTCAACCATTTCTCCGTCGATCTCGGGGACGAAGGGATCCGGGCGGTGGAGACCCTCTTCGCCCGCGCCGAGGCCAGGGGGATCCTCCCCCCCCAGGACCTCCCCCTCTTTGTTCCCTGA